One genomic window of Thermorudis peleae includes the following:
- a CDS encoding helix-turn-helix domain-containing protein: MDVKPLRQWRIEKGYGLKELARRAGVSHTTVLRIERGETHGQAGTYRKLAEALGLPGPLAILEYRQLVQAGEDTPG; encoded by the coding sequence ATGGACGTCAAACCACTGCGGCAATGGCGGATTGAGAAAGGCTACGGGCTCAAAGAACTGGCCCGGCGTGCTGGGGTCAGCCACACGACCGTCTTACGCATCGAACGGGGTGAAACCCACGGCCAGGCGGGCACCTACCGCAAGCTGGCCGAGGCCTTGGGGTTACCCGGACCACTCGCCATCCTCGAATACCGGCAATTGGTGCAGGCTGGGGAGGATACCCCGGGATGA
- a CDS encoding AAA family ATPase, producing the protein MTVTMLHQRASEYQSWGLPAIPIHQGTPLVKWERFKDRPPVPDDMTTWPWDRADGLAIICGHREPQSGKYWWVWDVEPQYRARAENWLDVECLGWRQGLVAESQRGGLHVYCLSERPVPTQKHPWGDIKGAGGLIFAPPTRAFKLGAKHDYRWLSEQPEEALELEPDDLPQPDAPQLNGHRQEPLSATLKRTIPTGIRHLTLVRVAGWLRGDGHLEPDEILMVLKAMNRRCEEPLPDKELEAIASSTGHWEENPILITHNGRHAGGSSPGDDERDAASSSIPDHWQPVMLTDLADEAATVEWLWDGVLAKGHLTDFYALWKSGKTTLVAALLQRMAAGGELAGRPVAPGKALVVSEEPKVKWAERAAALGLGAHVHLISRPFPKRPTHAEWRLFTHYLVTLVGSEGYDLVVFDALPNLWCVVDENDASETVSALLPLQAIASAGAAVLLLRHPRKGDGGQATAGRGSGAIAGFVDIIVEMRRLEPEQPDDTRRVLTIYSRYEPFEVVVRWDGDGVYETLGTPAAYAVEAQCAQLLAALVDSGAATTEDLAKATGLPYPTVAQRLKALHQAGRVHRDGSGKRGDPYRWSVPGEPSRAETAPGTFRDSGRPDAECHEMGDEFFSSRYTPKREEKNSGGKPDISHHDAEIANFAGAGKTGHDPGKPDIPHHEAKNGGQGLTEKTGHDPGKPDIFDADAKTAICEWCGAAFGWSGRGKPAKYCSDACRKKAARQQATEQAAGPAEQASLAWADEPARACVECGAPITVPTFKLYCGWCTKRKYDQLGIAYPEVLERWLAVQQSADGHDVTEVEDD; encoded by the coding sequence ATGACGGTCACCATGCTACACCAACGGGCCAGCGAGTACCAGTCCTGGGGGCTCCCGGCCATTCCCATTCACCAGGGCACACCCCTGGTCAAATGGGAACGCTTCAAGGACCGGCCCCCAGTCCCCGACGACATGACCACGTGGCCCTGGGACAGAGCCGACGGCCTGGCCATCATCTGCGGCCACCGAGAGCCCCAGTCGGGCAAGTACTGGTGGGTCTGGGACGTCGAACCCCAGTACCGGGCCAGGGCCGAGAACTGGTTAGATGTCGAGTGTCTGGGATGGCGGCAGGGATTGGTGGCCGAATCGCAACGTGGTGGCCTCCACGTGTACTGCCTGAGTGAGCGGCCCGTTCCCACCCAAAAGCATCCGTGGGGTGATATCAAAGGGGCTGGTGGTCTCATTTTTGCCCCACCGACCAGGGCCTTCAAGCTGGGTGCCAAACACGACTACCGCTGGCTCTCGGAACAGCCGGAGGAGGCACTGGAGCTGGAGCCAGATGACCTCCCCCAGCCTGATGCCCCCCAGCTCAATGGCCATCGGCAGGAGCCGCTCAGCGCAACGCTCAAACGCACCATCCCCACGGGAATCCGGCATCTCACCCTGGTCCGGGTTGCTGGCTGGCTGCGGGGGGATGGCCATCTGGAGCCCGACGAAATCCTGATGGTGCTCAAGGCGATGAATCGGCGTTGTGAGGAACCGTTGCCTGATAAAGAACTGGAGGCCATCGCTTCCTCCACCGGCCATTGGGAAGAGAACCCCATCCTCATCACCCACAACGGCAGGCATGCTGGGGGATCGTCCCCAGGCGATGATGAGCGGGATGCCGCATCATCCTCGATCCCCGACCACTGGCAGCCGGTCATGCTCACCGACCTGGCCGACGAGGCGGCCACCGTCGAGTGGCTCTGGGATGGGGTGTTGGCGAAAGGCCACCTCACTGACTTCTACGCCCTCTGGAAGAGCGGGAAGACCACGTTGGTGGCCGCCCTGCTCCAGCGGATGGCGGCTGGTGGGGAGCTGGCCGGGCGGCCCGTTGCCCCCGGCAAAGCGCTGGTGGTCTCCGAAGAGCCGAAGGTCAAGTGGGCGGAGCGGGCAGCGGCGTTGGGCCTGGGGGCACACGTCCACCTGATCAGCCGCCCGTTCCCCAAGCGGCCCACCCACGCCGAGTGGCGCCTCTTCACCCACTACCTGGTCACCCTGGTGGGCAGCGAGGGCTACGACCTGGTCGTGTTCGATGCGTTGCCGAACCTGTGGTGCGTCGTGGATGAGAACGATGCCAGTGAGACGGTCTCGGCCCTCCTGCCCCTGCAGGCGATTGCCAGTGCGGGGGCGGCGGTCCTGCTCCTGCGCCATCCTCGCAAGGGGGATGGGGGCCAGGCGACGGCCGGGCGGGGGTCGGGGGCCATCGCTGGCTTCGTTGACATTATCGTGGAGATGCGGCGGCTTGAGCCTGAGCAACCCGATGACACCCGCCGGGTGCTCACCATCTACTCCCGCTACGAACCGTTCGAGGTGGTGGTGCGCTGGGATGGCGACGGCGTCTACGAGACGCTGGGGACACCGGCAGCCTATGCGGTCGAGGCCCAATGTGCTCAGCTCTTGGCCGCCCTGGTTGACAGTGGGGCAGCGACGACCGAAGACCTGGCCAAGGCGACGGGGTTGCCCTACCCCACGGTCGCCCAGCGGCTCAAGGCCCTCCACCAGGCTGGTCGGGTGCACCGGGACGGGAGCGGCAAGCGGGGCGACCCCTACCGCTGGTCAGTGCCCGGCGAACCATCCCGTGCGGAGACTGCCCCAGGGACGTTTCGTGACAGTGGCCGTCCTGATGCGGAATGTCACGAAATGGGGGATGAATTCTTTTCTTCACGCTATACCCCTAAGCGTGAAGAAAAGAATTCCGGCGGAAAACCGGACATTTCCCATCACGATGCGGAAATCGCCAATTTTGCGGGTGCTGGAAAAACCGGACACGACCCCGGAAAACCGGACATTCCGCATCACGAAGCCAAAAATGGCGGACAGGGCCTCACCGAGAAAACCGGACACGACCCCGGAAAACCGGACATTTTCGATGCAGACGCCAAAACTGCCATCTGCGAGTGGTGTGGCGCTGCCTTTGGCTGGTCCGGGCGTGGGAAACCAGCGAAGTACTGCTCTGATGCTTGCCGCAAGAAGGCGGCCCGGCAGCAGGCGACCGAGCAGGCTGCTGGCCCGGCTGAGCAGGCCTCCCTGGCGTGGGCAGATGAACCGGCCAGGGCCTGTGTCGAGTGTGGAGCGCCCATCACGGTCCCCACGTTCAAGCTCTACTGCGGCTGGTGCACCAAGCGCAAGTACGACCAGCTGGGGATTGCCTATCCCGAGGTCCTGGAGCGCTGGCTGGCCGTGCAGCAGTCAGCGGATGGGCATGATGTCACGGAGGTGGAGGATGACTGA
- a CDS encoding helix-turn-helix domain-containing protein, translating to MQDLTTEYLTPAEAARMLEVSVERVRTWLKTGRMACVKTPLGRLIPPQEVERIAVERAKKGGKDGTVTTPVASGMQPVE from the coding sequence ATGCAGGACCTGACCACGGAGTATCTGACCCCAGCGGAAGCAGCCAGGATGCTCGAGGTCTCGGTTGAGCGGGTGCGCACCTGGCTGAAGACCGGCCGGATGGCGTGCGTGAAGACCCCACTGGGGAGGCTTATCCCTCCCCAGGAAGTCGAGCGGATCGCCGTTGAGCGGGCAAAGAAAGGAGGCAAGGATGGGACCGTGACGACGCCCGTTGCCAGTGGCATGCAGCCCGTGGAGTAA
- a CDS encoding tyrosine-type recombinase/integrase, with protein sequence MLPPCPGGRQSMGTIRLRHDGRYEARIMVNGRRKSLYGPSEAAVQAKLAALQQQLAEGRTPPSGLTLRQLAQRWLATEARHWKPRTLADYQRLLGQYVFPSLGGVRLAHLAPDRLQQVLDSIPGRAASQTARVLHRLFAVAVRWGYLSENPCDRLVLPRYQPPRPALPALDDLKRLLEVCLTSPDPGAPLVGVLLLTGVRLGEALALRWAAVDLDRALVRVDRSGQWLRGQWVETPPKTVNGHRCIPLGDVGVQLLKRQRALVAERRLRAGPAWQDWGLVFPSQTGKPQQESVVLAAVRRCCQQAGIPRLTVHQLRHAHVSLALAAGVPLPDVSRRLGHATPAITSGLYSHAITDGHWVARAVEQALLS encoded by the coding sequence GTGCTTCCCCCTTGCCCAGGAGGGAGGCAATCGATGGGAACGATCCGGTTACGGCACGATGGGCGGTACGAGGCCCGCATCATGGTCAACGGCCGCCGGAAGAGCCTCTACGGCCCCAGTGAAGCAGCGGTGCAGGCCAAGCTGGCAGCGCTCCAGCAGCAGCTGGCCGAGGGGCGGACCCCGCCCAGCGGGCTCACGCTGCGGCAACTGGCCCAGCGCTGGCTGGCCACCGAGGCCCGGCACTGGAAGCCCCGCACGTTGGCCGATTACCAGCGGCTGCTGGGGCAGTACGTCTTCCCCAGCCTTGGTGGGGTGCGGCTGGCCCACCTCGCCCCTGACCGGCTGCAGCAGGTGCTGGACAGCATCCCCGGCCGGGCAGCCAGCCAGACGGCCCGGGTGCTCCACCGGCTCTTTGCCGTGGCAGTGCGCTGGGGGTATCTGTCCGAGAACCCCTGTGACCGGCTGGTGCTGCCCCGTTACCAGCCTCCACGGCCTGCCCTGCCTGCCCTGGATGACCTCAAACGGCTCCTCGAGGTTTGCCTGACCAGTCCCGATCCGGGTGCCCCACTGGTGGGCGTGCTGCTCCTGACCGGGGTGCGGCTTGGGGAAGCACTGGCGCTGCGCTGGGCTGCGGTTGACCTGGACCGGGCACTGGTGCGGGTCGATCGGAGTGGCCAGTGGCTCCGGGGCCAGTGGGTGGAGACTCCCCCCAAGACCGTGAACGGGCACCGGTGCATCCCACTGGGAGACGTGGGGGTGCAGCTGCTCAAGCGGCAGCGGGCTCTGGTGGCCGAACGGCGGTTACGGGCAGGCCCGGCCTGGCAGGACTGGGGCCTGGTCTTCCCCAGCCAGACCGGCAAGCCCCAGCAAGAATCGGTCGTGCTCGCTGCGGTGCGACGGTGCTGCCAGCAGGCCGGGATTCCCCGCTTGACGGTGCACCAGCTCCGGCATGCCCATGTCAGCCTGGCGCTGGCCGCTGGGGTGCCACTCCCGGACGTCTCCCGGCGGCTGGGTCATGCCACGCCGGCGATTACCAGTGGGCTCTACAGCCATGCCATCACTGACGGCCACTGGGTGGCCCGGGCGGTCGAACAGGCGCTGTTGTCCTGA
- a CDS encoding TM1802 family CRISPR-associated protein encodes MIRSLQALGRYIRNALGNDPEAIVEQLALTSADDEMGSDPEGRSTRGTQQLYLGILDICPAQGLLRHRLEEVSPETLRRYLWLQLMKFSPGGDVRDVTVRDLKYLLGPVFAGLAPKRLGLDGQQHEALDELASVLAPALARLRDFGGKTRERFILDLDGLRLDPPALTQHDGQLISVRDAVLKVAWDKLNEVEAKKRAEVLAKELRDLLGWKRDVQYVTLSIEGHPIAQEPAYRRFVFSILVDEPFSNAVQGTCHLCGTQAEVTMNFVPMRIKVYINDKVSFAGHLVQDGFLERYSVCKQCYIDLLLADRLLEQELESRLLQTSVFLIPEFLSEPTGKLDEVRRRLQRIRQESTELARLRELRRTPEDIARAAQERAGLYAALTLLFHEKQNMAVKVREVIAELPPSRIQAVIRAINMVNDAAAEDGWAAPFVPSDQESWFVGLDDLLDALPLRRSQSAPVVRPALTLARQLLQREPIDLTALHADFLEGARAIVSQHAGYWVVPRSWEQRTPNPDQLDRTLRQFIARTLALRLIARYVGCVDIGGAGVDAAIPDLYRNAMTGLELNEQEQSLFLLGVLVARVASEQYRSDQSGTKPILEKLNYTGMSLPRVTVFATELFDKLRQYRLLSGPGAAENELLYAEALQRLTRHRDRWRLSDAENVYFILAGYSYETGRIIRTRKEKTKAQETMEEYPN; translated from the coding sequence ATGATTCGAAGTCTGCAAGCGTTAGGCAGGTATATCCGGAACGCTCTCGGGAACGATCCGGAAGCTATTGTGGAACAACTCGCCTTGACCAGTGCGGATGACGAAATGGGAAGCGACCCGGAGGGGCGTTCGACGCGCGGCACTCAACAGCTGTACCTGGGCATTTTGGACATTTGCCCTGCACAAGGTCTGTTACGGCATCGTCTCGAAGAAGTAAGTCCGGAAACGTTGCGCCGATATCTATGGCTTCAGCTCATGAAGTTCTCACCAGGTGGAGATGTCCGCGATGTCACGGTGCGCGATCTTAAGTATCTCCTTGGTCCAGTCTTCGCCGGTCTCGCCCCAAAACGGCTGGGCTTAGATGGGCAGCAACATGAGGCACTCGACGAGTTAGCCAGTGTGCTCGCACCGGCGCTCGCCCGGCTGCGCGACTTCGGTGGGAAGACGCGTGAGCGGTTTATTCTCGACCTCGACGGTCTCCGTCTCGATCCGCCGGCCCTTACGCAGCACGATGGCCAGCTCATCAGTGTACGCGACGCCGTCCTCAAGGTGGCGTGGGACAAGCTGAACGAAGTAGAAGCGAAGAAACGAGCTGAAGTACTTGCGAAGGAACTTCGTGATTTGCTCGGATGGAAGCGAGACGTTCAATACGTGACACTGAGCATCGAAGGACACCCAATTGCACAGGAACCGGCATATCGGCGCTTTGTTTTCTCGATTCTGGTCGATGAGCCATTCAGCAATGCAGTACAGGGAACCTGCCATCTTTGTGGAACGCAGGCGGAAGTAACGATGAACTTCGTTCCTATGCGTATCAAAGTGTATATCAATGACAAGGTAAGCTTCGCTGGTCATCTCGTTCAGGACGGTTTTCTGGAGCGCTATAGTGTCTGCAAGCAGTGTTATATCGATCTTCTTTTAGCTGATCGACTCTTGGAACAAGAGTTAGAGTCGCGGTTATTGCAAACCTCGGTTTTCCTCATCCCAGAATTTCTTAGTGAGCCCACTGGTAAGCTCGATGAGGTACGACGTCGGCTCCAGCGCATTCGTCAAGAATCGACGGAGTTGGCACGGCTCCGCGAGCTGCGCAGAACGCCCGAGGATATCGCCCGGGCTGCACAGGAGCGCGCTGGCCTGTACGCTGCTCTGACATTGCTCTTCCATGAAAAACAGAACATGGCGGTGAAGGTCCGCGAGGTCATTGCCGAGTTACCTCCCTCCCGTATCCAAGCGGTGATTCGAGCCATCAATATGGTGAATGACGCGGCTGCAGAAGACGGTTGGGCCGCTCCGTTTGTCCCCAGTGACCAGGAGAGTTGGTTTGTCGGTCTCGACGATCTCCTTGATGCGCTCCCGCTGCGACGCAGTCAAAGTGCCCCGGTGGTACGTCCCGCGTTGACACTTGCCCGGCAGCTTCTGCAGCGAGAGCCGATCGATCTCACAGCGCTCCACGCTGATTTCCTGGAAGGTGCACGTGCAATCGTGAGCCAGCACGCTGGGTACTGGGTCGTGCCGCGCTCGTGGGAGCAGCGAACGCCGAATCCTGACCAGTTGGACCGGACACTGCGTCAATTCATCGCCCGAACGCTCGCTTTGCGACTGATTGCGAGGTATGTCGGTTGTGTTGACATCGGAGGTGCTGGAGTGGATGCGGCAATTCCTGATCTTTACCGAAACGCGATGACCGGCCTCGAACTGAACGAGCAGGAGCAAAGCCTCTTCTTGCTCGGCGTTCTCGTGGCCCGAGTTGCTTCAGAACAATATCGAAGCGACCAGTCAGGGACGAAACCAATCCTAGAGAAGCTGAACTACACTGGTATGTCGCTGCCCCGCGTCACGGTCTTCGCAACCGAACTTTTCGACAAACTCCGCCAATACCGGCTTCTGAGTGGGCCTGGAGCGGCGGAGAACGAACTACTGTATGCCGAGGCATTGCAGCGACTCACGCGACACCGCGACCGGTGGCGGCTGAGCGATGCCGAAAACGTCTATTTCATCCTCGCAGGGTACTCCTATGAAACGGGGCGTATTATCCGAACTAGAAAGGAGAAGACCAAGGCACAGGAAACGATGGAAGAATACCCCAATTGA
- the cas7b gene encoding type I-B CRISPR-associated protein Cas7/Csh2 codes for MTNEMHNAEILFIYDAKLTNPNGDPDDENRPRMDPFTRRALVSDVRLKRYLRDYWLGRGYDVWVRTREDGRHVDATGREQELRQTYEQETGQQQQRQKGGTRSDEEYRRWFLNRLIDVRLFGATLPIKGSDGGQGLSEQYTGPVQFNWGYSLHPVELNPSNSITSTFAGRGGEKGEYGTIGKDWRLLYALIAFWGHVAAHRARYTGMTASDLELLEDGLLHALSSEATTRSKVGQTPRLYLRVDWKERTPSFGDPRDGLRLLPAQEDLPVERWRSIEEFVLDLQPLINRLARYHDHIQAIRYWRHDELNVRGEEALLELPNVTRIVG; via the coding sequence ATGACGAACGAGATGCATAATGCAGAAATTCTCTTCATTTACGATGCAAAACTAACCAATCCAAACGGCGATCCAGACGATGAAAACCGTCCACGAATGGATCCCTTCACGCGGCGCGCCTTGGTGAGCGACGTACGGCTCAAGCGCTATCTGCGCGATTATTGGCTTGGCCGTGGCTATGATGTTTGGGTCCGTACGCGCGAAGATGGTAGGCACGTCGATGCGACGGGGCGGGAACAAGAGCTTCGACAGACGTATGAACAAGAGACAGGCCAGCAGCAGCAGCGGCAGAAAGGTGGTACTCGTAGTGACGAAGAGTATCGCCGGTGGTTCCTAAATCGCCTGATTGATGTCCGCCTCTTTGGTGCAACGTTACCGATCAAGGGTAGTGATGGAGGCCAAGGTCTTTCGGAACAATACACCGGCCCAGTTCAATTCAACTGGGGGTACTCCCTGCACCCGGTCGAACTCAATCCGTCTAACAGCATTACCTCGACGTTCGCTGGGCGAGGTGGTGAGAAAGGCGAATACGGGACGATCGGAAAGGACTGGCGGCTTCTCTATGCCTTGATCGCGTTCTGGGGGCATGTAGCAGCGCACCGCGCACGCTACACGGGAATGACCGCTTCTGACCTGGAGTTGCTTGAAGATGGATTGCTGCACGCTCTTTCGAGCGAAGCAACGACGCGAAGCAAGGTCGGACAAACACCTCGCCTCTACCTCCGTGTAGACTGGAAAGAGCGGACACCATCGTTTGGTGACCCGAGAGACGGCTTACGCCTTCTCCCTGCTCAAGAAGACCTGCCAGTAGAGCGCTGGCGCAGTATTGAAGAATTCGTGCTCGACCTCCAGCCGCTGATCAATCGCCTTGCGCGGTACCATGATCACATCCAAGCGATCCGCTACTGGCGCCACGATGAGCTGAACGTACGTGGCGAGGAGGCCTTACTTGAGTTACCGAACGTTACTCGCATCGTGGGATGA
- the cas5 gene encoding CRISPR-associated protein Cas5 produces the protein MSEVVICDLRGKFGHFRRFYTNSSSLSYPIPPPTAVRGIVGAALGLKRHEYLDRLVDLRMGIGVRQPLRMIMQTVNALMVKSAKERELRGFEARTQIPTQFLLPDTRREDWDSAALCYRLVLVPPTWLSAQELAAALRAPVYPPSLGVAYCLAWFEAVDVQEGTLGQNDPEFAEYHGALEANLVVEFNLDDQVRHKLSRDRYPLRLDNSRRLVAATDLVIDLMGYPIRCRYHGAWIQVGNERWALIS, from the coding sequence ATGAGCGAGGTCGTGATCTGCGATCTGCGTGGCAAATTCGGACACTTTCGACGCTTCTACACGAATTCTTCGTCGCTTAGCTACCCAATCCCGCCGCCAACGGCGGTGCGTGGCATTGTCGGTGCAGCCTTGGGGCTCAAGCGCCATGAGTACTTGGATCGGCTTGTTGATTTGCGAATGGGTATCGGCGTTCGCCAACCACTCCGAATGATTATGCAAACGGTTAACGCACTCATGGTGAAAAGTGCGAAGGAACGAGAATTACGAGGCTTCGAAGCCCGGACGCAAATTCCGACTCAGTTTTTGCTTCCTGACACTCGACGAGAGGACTGGGACAGCGCAGCACTCTGCTATCGCCTTGTGCTTGTCCCCCCAACTTGGCTCTCCGCGCAGGAACTAGCAGCAGCGCTGCGCGCACCCGTCTATCCCCCCTCGCTTGGAGTCGCGTACTGCCTTGCTTGGTTTGAAGCGGTCGATGTTCAAGAAGGAACCCTCGGTCAGAATGATCCGGAATTCGCTGAGTATCACGGAGCACTCGAGGCGAACTTGGTTGTCGAATTCAATCTCGACGATCAAGTTCGCCATAAACTCTCGCGTGACCGCTATCCCTTACGATTGGATAACAGTCGACGTTTGGTCGCGGCAACAGATTTGGTCATCGACCTGATGGGGTATCCGATCCGTTGTCGGTATCACGGCGCTTGGATTCAAGTGGGAAACGAGCGATGGGCCTTGATCAGTTAA
- a CDS encoding CRISPR-associated helicase/endonuclease Cas3, with translation MGLDQLNSAEYWLAGHGEKLIEHLRTVADLSRSYAPPELADLAELAGAVHDLGKATPFFQKRLKDRQYQAPEANHSYISALFGAWVAEQRGLDALAIFLAVARHHGALRSPWELLPSPHDIDPPDFPDVDRPGLRRTLRALTRQLEAVKESWPVLCASLALPDPSPFCVGEIWSTLRRLAEEAARLNYLNLSSLEDFPQRQRYWATNVVFSCLIDADKKLAAGYCPPGREVLPADLVSRYLTGNVSSTGPLQPFRKQVFETVDRHVRSWPLASLYPAQLTLTAPTGAGKTLTALHAALTIRARVEEATGRRLRIIYALPYINLIEQTVDIMHKVLKHAEIEPAHVLLEHHHLAPLNPRPSTATASAQAQQETRLVTDEEDIEVDDALLLAEAWDAEIVFTTFVQVFHTLVGYQNRALKKLHTLVEGSILILDEVQALDAHYWPLLRVLLSDLPRWNVTVILMTATQPRLTEASQARELVDPPLHGYPHRVLIRPAAPRSVPELAEAVAHTRDRSQLVVVNSVRVSLELFRELERYQLPLLFYLSTNITPRDRSVRLAEIRALLKQRQPVVLVSTQVVEAGVDVDFDAGWREWGPLESLLQVAGRINRNANHDLATLELVALAEGQGERVYGRILLDAARESIDGPRRDIELMQLLAEYFARVESRISQAHAESLLAALPRLDYDRANIDCKKRTESIPVSCFRLIEELPSLSIVVEQDEEATRAIANLRQALALDNPNERRLAVRRAYRTLEPYTITPLLHRAVGNLPPPLVYGREDMRLIARNQLESFYDQKTGFKWDLNQFL, from the coding sequence ATGGGCCTTGATCAGTTAAACAGCGCTGAGTACTGGCTGGCGGGCCATGGAGAGAAACTCATCGAGCATCTCCGCACTGTTGCCGACCTATCCCGCTCATATGCGCCGCCGGAACTCGCCGATCTCGCTGAACTGGCAGGGGCAGTCCACGATCTCGGAAAGGCCACACCGTTCTTCCAGAAACGCTTAAAAGATCGGCAGTACCAGGCACCCGAAGCGAACCACTCCTACATTAGCGCTTTGTTCGGTGCCTGGGTCGCCGAACAGCGCGGCCTCGATGCACTAGCCATCTTCCTCGCCGTGGCCCGTCATCACGGCGCACTTCGGTCCCCCTGGGAACTGCTCCCCAGTCCTCATGACATTGATCCTCCCGATTTCCCCGATGTCGACCGTCCAGGCCTGCGCAGAACATTGCGTGCGCTTACGAGACAACTCGAAGCTGTAAAGGAAAGCTGGCCAGTGCTCTGTGCATCCTTGGCGCTACCTGACCCCTCCCCGTTCTGCGTTGGCGAAATCTGGTCGACGCTCCGCAGACTGGCAGAAGAAGCAGCACGCCTCAACTATCTGAATCTCTCCTCTCTTGAAGATTTCCCTCAGCGACAGCGCTACTGGGCAACGAATGTCGTGTTCTCCTGTCTCATCGATGCCGACAAGAAGTTGGCTGCTGGCTACTGCCCACCAGGGCGTGAAGTGCTGCCGGCCGATCTCGTTAGCCGCTATCTCACGGGGAACGTGAGCTCAACAGGGCCGCTTCAACCGTTTCGCAAGCAAGTCTTCGAAACGGTCGATCGGCACGTTCGAAGCTGGCCTCTTGCATCGCTCTATCCCGCTCAGCTTACTCTGACAGCACCGACAGGTGCCGGAAAGACCCTGACGGCCTTGCATGCAGCGTTGACTATACGTGCAAGAGTCGAAGAAGCAACGGGGCGGAGGTTACGAATTATTTATGCCCTGCCCTACATTAATCTTATTGAGCAAACTGTGGACATCATGCACAAGGTGTTGAAACATGCAGAGATCGAGCCAGCTCACGTGCTGCTCGAGCATCATCACCTCGCACCTCTAAATCCCCGTCCAAGTACAGCGACAGCCTCCGCACAGGCGCAGCAAGAGACAAGACTCGTTACGGATGAAGAAGATATCGAGGTAGACGATGCACTTCTGCTCGCTGAGGCGTGGGATGCTGAGATCGTGTTCACAACTTTCGTGCAGGTTTTTCACACTCTCGTTGGCTATCAGAACCGCGCGCTTAAGAAACTCCATACGCTCGTCGAGGGATCAATCCTCATCCTGGACGAAGTTCAGGCACTCGATGCCCACTATTGGCCACTCTTGCGAGTCCTTCTTTCTGATCTGCCACGCTGGAACGTTACCGTTATCCTGATGACCGCGACGCAACCGAGGCTCACAGAGGCGAGTCAGGCACGCGAACTCGTTGACCCGCCGCTCCACGGCTATCCCCATCGTGTGCTCATTCGCCCCGCTGCTCCGCGCTCTGTTCCAGAACTCGCGGAGGCAGTGGCGCACACTCGTGACCGAAGCCAGCTCGTCGTCGTCAACAGCGTGCGCGTCTCTCTTGAACTCTTCCGGGAACTCGAGCGGTATCAACTTCCCTTGCTCTTTTATTTGTCAACGAATATTACTCCTCGTGACCGCTCGGTACGGTTAGCCGAGATTCGCGCGCTGCTCAAGCAGCGTCAACCTGTTGTGCTTGTGAGCACGCAGGTCGTTGAGGCAGGAGTCGATGTCGATTTCGATGCTGGTTGGCGGGAGTGGGGACCGCTCGAGAGCCTTCTCCAAGTCGCCGGACGCATCAATCGGAATGCAAACCATGATCTCGCCACGCTCGAACTCGTCGCGCTCGCCGAGGGTCAGGGAGAGAGGGTGTATGGACGAATCCTCCTGGACGCTGCTCGCGAATCGATCGATGGACCCCGCCGAGACATCGAGCTCATGCAACTCTTAGCAGAATACTTCGCCAGAGTCGAAAGTCGCATCAGTCAGGCTCATGCTGAGAGCTTGCTCGCTGCATTGCCACGTCTCGACTACGATCGCGCGAACATTGACTGCAAGAAGCGTACTGAGTCGATTCCGGTGAGTTGCTTTCGGTTGATCGAAGAGTTGCCTTCTTTGAGCATCGTGGTCGAGCAAGATGAGGAAGCTACACGTGCGATTGCAAACCTCCGCCAAGCGCTCGCGCTGGATAACCCGAATGAGCGACGACTCGCGGTTCGCCGCGCGTACCGAACTCTCGAACCCTACACAATTACGCCGCTCCTACACCGAGCGGTGGGGAACTTGCCACCGCCACTGGTGTATGGACGAGAAGACATGCGGCTAATCGCGCGTAACCAACTCGAGTCATTTTACGATCAGAAGACGGGGTTCAAGTGGGACCTGAACCAGTTCCTGTGA